In Verrucomicrobiia bacterium, a genomic segment contains:
- a CDS encoding VRR-NUC domain-containing protein, which translates to MSRNPFANWSDADVARHNSRIIKVPVKDGPEIAFAPKIKREAELHEQIFCECRRRGWVVFHGAMSERTHRTAGEPDFIILCDSGRVLLIECKTATGKLSPDQLAIKAWAAKLGHTVHVVRSIEEFFTTLNDRHRTSSTLP; encoded by the coding sequence ATGAGCCGCAATCCTTTCGCCAATTGGTCTGATGCCGATGTCGCCCGGCACAATTCACGAATCATCAAGGTTCCGGTCAAAGACGGCCCTGAAATCGCGTTCGCACCAAAGATCAAACGCGAGGCTGAACTGCACGAACAAATATTCTGCGAGTGTCGTCGCCGCGGATGGGTTGTGTTCCACGGCGCGATGTCAGAGCGCACGCATCGAACAGCAGGAGAGCCGGATTTCATCATCCTGTGCGACTCAGGTCGCGTGCTTTTGATCGAGTGTAAAACTGCAACTGGAAAACTGTCGCCCGATCAGCTCGCGATCAAAGCGTGGGCTGCGAAGCTCGGTCATACCGTCCATGTCGTTCGTTCAATCGAGGAATTCTTCACCACTCTCAATGACCGTCATCGAACAAGCTCAACGTTACCTTAA